In the genome of Streptomyces sp. Q6, the window GCGGCCTCGCCCTCGCCTACTTCCTCTGCATGTCCGTCGTCGCCCTGGCCATCGGCCTGATCGTCGGCAACATCCTCGACCCCGGCTCCGGCATGCACCTCACCGAGGCCACGAAGGACGTCGGCCAGACAGCGGCCAAGGACGCCGCCGAGGGCCCGGTCGACTTCGTCCTCGGCATCATCCCGACGACGCTCGTCTCCGCCTTCACGGAGGGCGAGGTCCTCCAGACCCTCCTGGTCGCCCTGCTCGTCGGCTTCGCGCTCCAGGCCATGGGCCGCGGCGGCGAACCGGTCCTGCGCGGCATCGAGCACATCCAGAAGCTGGTCTTCCGCGTCCTCGGCATGATCATGTGGGCCGCCCCGGTCGGCGCGTTCGGCGCGATGGCGGCCGTCATCGGCGAAACCGGCGTGGACGCCCTCAAGGCCCTGGCCACCATCATGATCGGCTTCTACGTCACCTGCGCCCTGTTCGTGGGCATCGTCCTCGCGGCGATCCTGCGCCTGGCGACCGGCTTCAACATCTTCTCGCTCCTCAAGTACCTGGGCCGCGAGTTCCTCCTCATTCTGTCGACGTCGTCCTCGGAGTCGGCGCTGCCGCGGCTCATCGCGAAGATGGAGCACCTGGGTGTGAGCCGCCCGGTCGTCGGCATCACCGTCCCGACGGGGTACTCCTTCAACCTCGACGGCACGATGATCTACCTGACCATGGCGTCCCTGTTCATCGCCGACGCCATGGACCAGCCGATGAGCATCGGCCAGCAGATCGGTCTGCTCCTCTTCATGATGGTCGCGTCGAAGGGCGCGGCGGGCGTCTCGGGCTCCGGCATCGCGGTCCTCGCGAGCGGCCTCCAGTCCCACCGGCCCGGTCTCGTCGACGGCGTCGGCCTCATCATCGGCATCGACCGCTTCATGAGCGAGGCCCGCGCCCTGACGAACTTCGCGGGCAACGCCGTGGCCACCCTCCTCATCGGTACGTGGACCGGAGAGGTGGACCGCGACCGCGTACGGCGCGTCCTCGCCGGCGATCTGCCCTTCGACGAGCGCACGCTGCTCGACACGGGCGACGACGACGCCAAGGACGTCCCCGCAGCCCGTGACGGCGGGTCCGGCATGGAGAAGGAGCCGGTCGGAGCGTGACCTCCGCGCGGCGGGGTCCGGTGCGACGCGTCGCACCGGACCCCGCTTTTGTACTACCGCCGGACGTGGCGTAGAGTCCTGCGAGTTGTCCGGGAGCCACGAGCTCCACCAGGCGCCTGGACGGCACCTCCCGCCGCTGATGCGGCACCCAAAACACCAGCACGATCTCCTTTCGGGATTGTTTTCGGCATGCCCGAATTCGATTTCGACCCCGATTAGGTACGGGGGCGGGAATCCGCTAATGTTCTGGACGTCGGAACGGCCCAACAGCCGCGAAGACAAACCCGGTTGACTGGGAATCAGGCCCGAAAGAATCTGATAGAGTCGACACCGCAGGAAGGCCGAAAGGCCGGAAAGCGAAAAGCAGGACCAGCAAGACCCCGAGGAAATCAGATCGGAAAGATCTGATAGAGTCGGAAACGCAA includes:
- a CDS encoding cation:dicarboxylate symporter family transporter yields the protein MAETGQATTTPPARRDRTHYLYIAVIVAVVLGIAVGFIWPDFAKELKPVGTGFVNLIKMMISPIIFCTIVLGVGSVRKAAKIGKVGGLALAYFLCMSVVALAIGLIVGNILDPGSGMHLTEATKDVGQTAAKDAAEGPVDFVLGIIPTTLVSAFTEGEVLQTLLVALLVGFALQAMGRGGEPVLRGIEHIQKLVFRVLGMIMWAAPVGAFGAMAAVIGETGVDALKALATIMIGFYVTCALFVGIVLAAILRLATGFNIFSLLKYLGREFLLILSTSSSESALPRLIAKMEHLGVSRPVVGITVPTGYSFNLDGTMIYLTMASLFIADAMDQPMSIGQQIGLLLFMMVASKGAAGVSGSGIAVLASGLQSHRPGLVDGVGLIIGIDRFMSEARALTNFAGNAVATLLIGTWTGEVDRDRVRRVLAGDLPFDERTLLDTGDDDAKDVPAARDGGSGMEKEPVGA